The nucleotide window CACAGGAAAGTTTAAAATAGATTTTAGTTATGACGATCTGTCAAATGCTGACCCCCATGAAATAGCGACAATATGGAAATATGAAAATATGGGAATTGTTCCAAAAAGTAACTCAGGGAAGAAGCATCTAGAAAAGTATCTTCAGACAATTAAAAATAAAGAAAAATAGGTATTTTAATAATTCAAAATGGTAAGCGGACAAATGAGAGTGGCTATAGTGTCGGTATAAAGACTACCAATTAAAATTTCTCGATTTATACTTAACAAAAAAACAATCATAGACACTTATTTTTAACTTGTTTATCAAGGACTTAATTTGAATTAATAACTCATGAAGGCTAGACCATCAAGAAGAATAAGAGCGAGAATAGGCGATGTGACATTTTACTTACAAGGGCCACTTTATTGATTGTATTAGTAACAACACACGAGATAAAACAAGCTAAAGGGTTTAAACGTTACACTTGCCATGTGTCAATAATGATGTCAGACTGTCAATACTAAACTAACTTATAAAACTTGCAAATATTAATAAACTTATAAAATTTATAAACATAAAGCACTTGTCTATAACAGGCGACAAGTGCTTTTTTGCATGTTTAAATACGTAAATTGGAAATATCACGATTATTTAATTAGTGTACTAAGTGTTAAATTTTATAAGAGTACTATCATACAAGGGGAAGAACAGACGATGGAAATAGAGATTTCGATAGATAAATTTGTTATTGATTATAAGGATGTACCACATTCAACATTTTTACGTGTTTATATGGTTGGAGTGCAGAAATATAAAGTGAAAATGAAGATTTATAGTGGAACATATAGCTATGAATTGCACATGCGGAAAAGTGACGATGATAGATTCATCTATATTTTAAAAACTTTAGAGAAACAGAAGGCCACTTACATACCCTAAGGATTGAGACAATGCCAGAGCATTACTCATTATTTTGGTAGAGGCGACCAACGTAAAAGGAATGGTTAATCCGTTACTAGAGAGAATTATTCCTACAAAATGCCATGTTTTTGTCAACAAACTAATTCATGATTATGAGATTATGGCTAATAGTAACTTCTGGGACTAGTTCAAATCTGGTTCCAATTCCAAGAGTATGAAGAAGCCAATGAACAGAAAAATCTCTTAGGAAGTTTAATTGTTTTTGCGATGGTAGAAAAAGGTTATATAGTCCAATTCGATTATAAAGAAGATTTGGAAGAGTACGAATCAAGTATAAAAGATTTCTGGAATCTAACAAAAACTAAATTGGTTCAATTTATAATAGATAATGATCAATATTATTATGCTTTACTACCAACTGATGTGAATATGAAGGATATATATGAAGTTAAGCTTCAAGAAGTAAAGTAGTTTAATGGAAAGAATGATAAAATGGTGGTAGTTGGAAATTCTAACTACCGCCATTTTTATTATTTAATGTATGGATGATTAAATAGACAACAGAACGTTCTAACCAAAGTGAAACAGAATGGAAAAGTGGCCGTTGTGTACACGTCCTTTAAAGAGGGCGGCTACAAAGGGGTAATCTCAGCAGGATTAGACTTTATTCCGATAGTAGGAAATGCGAAAGCATTGGTAGAAGCGGCAATTGGAAGAGATCAGATTACCGGTAGAAAGCTGGGAGCGTGGAGCATCAGCCGCTGCTATTTTAGGCGGACCATTAGTAAAAGGTGTAAAACATGGTGCAAAACTAGGTGCAAAGGCTATTTCAGGAGCTACATCGAGTAGCAAAGCAAAAACTAAAACAGTAAATCTGGCCAAGTCCCCAACACCAACGAATCCGCCAAAGCAGCAAGCACCGTCATCACCTGGGAAACTAATCAAAATAATAATGGTACGGGTGAAGGCAAGAAAAGTGATGTTAATATTGATAATTTCAATTTCGGAAAATATTTGAAAACCCAAGTTGGTGATTCACCTGAAGGAATGAAAGACCCCCACGCACATCACATTCTATTTAAGAAAGGTCTTGGAAAATCTCAACAAGAGCTTGTTGAGGAAGGGCAAAAAATATTAAGAGAGTATGACATAGACCCAATTTTCGGCATTGAAAATTTAACTTGGGCACCAAATAGAGTTAAAGGACAACATAGTATTGATGCACTAAAAGTAGTAGATAATATTAAAGAAGTAAAAAATCATGGCGGTGACCGAGATGACATGGTTCAAAGGTTTAAAGAATTAGGTGACTTAGCCGCTACAAGGAGATAGTGATAATATGGGAAATATTGAGCTAATTAAAGAAATTCGTACAGCTATCAAACAAAATAATGTTGAAAGAGTAGTCGAGTTAATTGGTTCAGATATGGAACTCATGAATATGGTTACAACATTTGGAACTTGGCTACATGTTGCAGCTACACATGGAAAGCTTGAAATAGTCAAGCGACTTATAGACTTAGGTGCTGACATAAATAAACGCGGGGGTGTTTTTGGTGGTGGAGCAATTAACGTAGCGGCTTCAGAAGGACATATTGATATTGTTAGATGTCTATTGTCTAATGGAGCTGAAATAGATGTGAGCGAACCAGAAAGGAACCCATTGTTTGCAGCGATTCGTGGTGGACATATAGATATTGTTAAACTTCTCATTGAAAATGGAATTGATATTCATGTTACGTACACAGGAGAATCTATGAAAAATATGGATGCATTAGCATTTGCACATGAACGAGGGCAAAAAGAAATAGCTAATTTATTGGATTCTGCTAAAAAAGAAGAGTATAAAGATACTGCGCAAAATAAAACAAATGAGATTTTAGATTATATAAGAGAACATTTTGGTCCCATTTATCATACAATTAGTGAAATTGTCCTTGGTAGTAAAGTAACGGTTGATATTCAAATAATACTGCCAACGAAGGATCGTGATTTTATCACTCTTGTGACTACAGGGATGAGTGATGTTGCAATGGACGAAACAGAAGAAAGTGTAGGTTCTAGATATGCAGAATTAGTACTCAAGTTACCTGCGAATTGGCCGATAAGCAAAGATGAAATGGGGGATAATGTTCATTTTTGGCCATTAAAGTGGTTAAGAATGGTCGCTCATATCCCCCATTCATATGATGGATGGTTAGAGGCAGGGGTCGTTCTTCCAAATGGGGATCCTCCAATGCCATTTGCTTCTAATACAGCATTATCATGTATTTTGATAAGTAAATCTGAAGTAGGAGGAGGTTTTGTGAATTTGGAAAATAGAGTAATTGATTTTTATACTCTATTACCTATATATGAAGAAGAAAGAAAGATAGCTTTACAAAAAGGATATGATTATTTAATAGAAAAATACGATGAAAATGGTGTATCAGATGTACTTGATATAAAAAGGAAAAACATCGGTTTGAACGGTTAGACAAAAGCGTTTTTTATTTTTTTTAAACTTGGTTTATGTGAAAATCATTATACCAGTATTTATTAATGAATTGCCCCTGCCAAGTAGACAGTAGAAATAATAATGCTTTAAGCCGTTTATTGTTTCTTGATAACTTTCATTATTATAGAATTAGGTAAGTCGTTACCAAAGCAAAACAAATTTCAATGCTGCTGTAAAGTATACGAAGAAGGCTTTGAAAAAGGTTGGCGAAAAAGTTGGCATTGAGTATACATCCTTAAAAGAGGGTGGCTATAAAGAGGTAATCTCTGCAAGGTTAGACTTTATTCCAGTAGTAGAAAATGCGAAGGCAATGATTTTAGATCTATAGTAAGTTAACCTTCAAGAGGTAAAGTAAGTTTAATAGAAAGAATGATAAAATGGTGGTAGTTAGAAATTCTAACTACCACCATTCTTATTATTCAATGTACGGATGATTAAATAGACAACAAAACATCGTAACCAAAGCAAAACAGAATGTAAAAACGGCCATAAAAGATACGAAAAAGGTAATGACAAAGGTCGCGGAAAAGTGGCCGTTGCGTACACGTCCTTTAAAGAGGGCGGCTACAAAGGGGTAATCTCTGCCGGATTAGACTTCATTCCGATAGTAGGAAATGCGAAAGCATTGGTAGAAGCGGCAATTGGAAGAGATCCGATCACCGGTAGAAAGCTGGAAAGCTGGGAGCGTGGAGCATCAGCCGCTGCTATTTTAGGCGGCCCTCTAGTAAAAGGGGTAAAACTTGGTGCAAAACTAGGTGCAAAGGCTATTTCAGGAGCTACATCAAGTAGCAAGAAAACAGTAAATCTGGCCAAGTCCCCAACGCCAACGAATCCGACAAAGCAGCAAGCACCGTCTCAGGCAAAGAAGGAAGCAAGTGCAACAACGGCAACACCTGCGAAATCTAAGGGGCAGGGTACGGGGAAAACTAATCCTGTATGGCTGAGTGATAAATACAAGGTTGTTTACTATGAGGGGAATGTAAAGGTAAAGGGTCAAACAAGGGATGTGAGTAGACGAATATATCAGAATAACGAAATTAATTGGGACTACTTTGATCCTTCTACAGGTTTGACAAATCGCCAGAGAGCTAAGTTAGGTAACGCTCCAATTGGTTCAGATGGGTATCCAATAGAACTACATCATACAATTCAAAAAGAAGTAGGTCCTGTAGTAGAATTACAGTATACAAAACACAAACAGTACTATTTTACTCTGCATGTGCTCACTGAGGATGGAAATAGTTTTAGGAATAATGAGATTCTAGATAAGCAGTACAAGAATTTTAGAGGTAAATACTGGCGTTGGAGGGCGAATAATTTAGATTAGTTTTATTTATTAAGGAGGCTATTATATGAATAGACAAGATGTAGAAGAATTAATTATAAGTCAAGAAGATGAGTTTTTTTTTACTGGAGGGGTTACAGAGGAGCTTATCCATGAGATTGAAAAGGAACTCAATGTCCAGTTGCCAGAAAGTTATAAATGGTTTCTAAGTCAATATGGTTATGGTGGTATAAATGGAGTATTAATACAAGGTGTTGGTTTAGATAAGTCGTTACAAGTTGTTAATACTACACTAAGTTTAAGAGAATATGGGTTGCCTAATAATTTAGTTGTTATTGAAAATATAGATGAATATGTATATTGTTTTGATACTGCACAAATGAATAATAATGAATGTCCTATAATTGATTGGGATCAAGCTAGTGGTATAGGAAAAAAACATTATAAAAATTTATATAATTACCTATATGAAAGATTTAATGATGCTATTGAGAATTTATAAAAGCTGGAATGATTACTAGTTTTTAAATATCTGGTTAGTAGCGATTATGGCAATTTTCTATGGGAGTAAACGAAACAGTAAGTGAAAGCGACTGCTGAAAATGTCAATTGAAATGATAGTAAATCATTTCACGTCCCCTTAGTGATTTAAAAAAGCAGGGCGTTTTTAGGTTGTTTTTCGCTAAAGTATCAATATCTAGATAATGAGGTGCAGAAATCATCAACGTTTCTTTATAATCTGATGGACGTATATTTAATTTTCTATTCGATAGTGGATGTTGCGCAATGCACTCCATGTTATAATAAATCCATAATTGATCATCATGTATTTGTATT belongs to Solibacillus sp. FSL R7-0682 and includes:
- a CDS encoding HNH/ENDO VII family nuclease, with product MAVAYTSFKEGGYKGVISAGLDFIPIVGNAKALVEAAIGRDPITGRKLESWERGASAAAILGGPLVKGVKLGAKLGAKAISGATSSSKKTVNLAKSPTPTNPTKQQAPSQAKKEASATTATPAKSKGQGTGKTNPVWLSDKYKVVYYEGNVKVKGQTRDVSRRIYQNNEINWDYFDPSTGLTNRQRAKLGNAPIGSDGYPIELHHTIQKEVGPVVELQYTKHKQYYFTLHVLTEDGNSFRNNEILDKQYKNFRGKYWRWRANNLD
- a CDS encoding suppressor of fused domain protein: MGNIELIKEIRTAIKQNNVERVVELIGSDMELMNMVTTFGTWLHVAATHGKLEIVKRLIDLGADINKRGGVFGGGAINVAASEGHIDIVRCLLSNGAEIDVSEPERNPLFAAIRGGHIDIVKLLIENGIDIHVTYTGESMKNMDALAFAHERGQKEIANLLDSAKKEEYKDTAQNKTNEILDYIREHFGPIYHTISEIVLGSKVTVDIQIILPTKDRDFITLVTTGMSDVAMDETEESVGSRYAELVLKLPANWPISKDEMGDNVHFWPLKWLRMVAHIPHSYDGWLEAGVVLPNGDPPMPFASNTALSCILISKSEVGGGFVNLENRVIDFYTLLPIYEEERKIALQKGYDYLIEKYDENGVSDVLDIKRKNIGLNG
- a CDS encoding AHH domain-containing protein produces the protein MKTQVGDSPEGMKDPHAHHILFKKGLGKSQQELVEEGQKILREYDIDPIFGIENLTWAPNRVKGQHSIDALKVVDNIKEVKNHGGDRDDMVQRFKELGDLAATRR
- a CDS encoding SMI1/KNR4 family protein, with protein sequence MNRQDVEELIISQEDEFFFTGGVTEELIHEIEKELNVQLPESYKWFLSQYGYGGINGVLIQGVGLDKSLQVVNTTLSLREYGLPNNLVVIENIDEYVYCFDTAQMNNNECPIIDWDQASGIGKKHYKNLYNYLYERFNDAIENL